A window from Methylococcus mesophilus encodes these proteins:
- the atpC gene encoding ATP synthase F1 subunit epsilon encodes MNLADGQAPSRLLRVEIVDVCREIFSGRCSRVVAPAADGEVGVLPRHTPFLTRLRPGEIRLRTESGEDLYYYLSGGYMEVQHWDVSILADQVLRSEEIDREAALEAKRGAERMLRENRIPSERDRAYLELLKALAQLRLLERLSAQQLGRTRP; translated from the coding sequence ATGAACCTGGCGGACGGACAGGCCCCCTCCCGTCTGCTCCGAGTCGAGATCGTCGACGTTTGTCGAGAGATATTTTCCGGGCGCTGCAGCCGCGTCGTCGCTCCGGCGGCAGATGGTGAGGTCGGCGTTCTGCCCCGGCATACGCCGTTCCTGACCCGGCTTCGGCCCGGCGAGATCAGGCTTAGGACCGAGAGCGGCGAAGATCTGTACTACTATCTGTCGGGCGGCTACATGGAAGTCCAGCACTGGGATGTCAGCATTCTGGCCGACCAGGTGCTCCGTTCCGAAGAGATCGACCGCGAGGCCGCCTTGGAGGCCAAGCGCGGCGCAGAGCGCATGCTCCGCGAGAACCGGATTCCCAGCGAGCGTGACCGCGCCTATCTGGAATTGCTCAAGGCTCTGGCTCAGTTGCGCCTGCTGGAACGGCTGAGCGCGCAACAACTGGGCCGCACCCGGCCCTGA